Proteins encoded by one window of candidate division KSB1 bacterium:
- the selD gene encoding selenide, water dikinase SelD, with product MKPIYLDYNATTPVLPAVKEAMLPFLDERFGNPSSTHPYGTTARLAVEEARRQVAELLRARPEEIYFTSGGTESNNWAIKGCAFSEGRRSGHIITSAVEHPAVLEVCDYLEQQGFRITRVPVDAYGMVDPADVEKAVRADTFLITIMHANNEVGTIQPIAEIARIAEKHGLLLHTDAAQSIGKIPVHVDELGVDLLSIAGHKLYAPKGVGALYIRRGTRLAKFMHGAGHERGQRAGTENVAAIVALGKACELAGAELEERMAKSNRQSGRLAQALLDMPGVRRNGHPQQCLPNTVSLSFYGLDANTILSALDQIAASAGAACHAADVSISHVLQAMNVPIDWARGTIRFSLGVPTTDEEIERAIDLIQSVIRQLRGEAEQEIRGEEIRLTQFTHGLGCACKMRPQLLEQVLAAMTPPRDAKVLVGLESSDDAAVYQIDSSTAIVQTVDFFTPILDDPYQFGAVAAANSLSDIYAMGGQPLFALNIVAFPSARLPLWVLQEILRGARDKADEAGVVIIGGHTIDDTEPKYGLAVTGRLNPNRIWRNIGAKPGDALVLTKPIGTGVLTTALKRRMIDAGTARTAFEVMASLNRTAAEIAAQFPVHACTDVTGFGLLGHLLEMVGGSGVSALVRSEDVPLLPAASELAAAGAIPGGTESNLAYLRDYVEFSKRLSPTLRRLLADAQTSGGLLFALDSDSAMRLAAALHRAGVSAAIIGEIIEKKGKSIYVQ from the coding sequence ATGAAACCGATCTACCTGGATTATAACGCCACCACACCCGTTTTGCCGGCGGTCAAGGAAGCCATGCTGCCCTTTTTGGACGAGCGGTTCGGCAATCCCTCGAGCACGCATCCATACGGCACAACGGCCAGACTGGCAGTCGAGGAAGCGCGACGACAAGTCGCCGAGTTGTTAAGGGCTCGGCCGGAGGAAATTTATTTCACCAGCGGCGGCACCGAATCGAACAACTGGGCTATAAAAGGCTGCGCCTTTTCCGAAGGCCGCCGCAGCGGCCATATCATCACCAGCGCCGTCGAGCATCCGGCCGTGCTCGAGGTCTGCGACTATCTGGAACAACAAGGCTTTCGGATAACGCGAGTGCCTGTGGATGCTTACGGCATGGTCGATCCTGCGGATGTCGAAAAAGCCGTCCGTGCCGACACCTTTTTGATCACCATCATGCACGCGAATAATGAAGTCGGTACGATTCAGCCGATCGCCGAAATCGCCCGCATTGCCGAAAAGCACGGTCTGTTGCTGCATACAGATGCGGCGCAGTCGATCGGCAAAATTCCGGTGCATGTCGATGAACTGGGCGTTGATCTTTTGAGCATTGCCGGTCACAAGCTTTACGCCCCCAAGGGCGTTGGGGCGCTTTACATCCGCCGCGGCACTCGGCTGGCAAAATTTATGCACGGCGCCGGCCATGAACGAGGGCAGCGCGCCGGAACGGAGAACGTAGCTGCGATCGTCGCTTTGGGTAAAGCCTGTGAGCTGGCCGGTGCCGAACTCGAAGAGCGGATGGCCAAAAGCAATCGTCAAAGCGGACGCTTGGCGCAGGCGCTTCTCGACATGCCCGGAGTGCGGCGCAATGGTCACCCGCAGCAATGCCTACCCAACACCGTCAGCCTCAGTTTCTACGGGCTGGACGCCAACACGATTCTTTCTGCGCTCGATCAGATTGCCGCCTCCGCCGGCGCCGCCTGCCACGCAGCGGACGTCAGCATCTCGCATGTACTCCAGGCGATGAACGTGCCGATCGATTGGGCGCGCGGCACCATTCGCTTTTCCTTGGGTGTCCCGACAACCGATGAAGAGATCGAGCGGGCAATCGATTTGATTCAGTCCGTCATTAGGCAATTGCGGGGAGAAGCCGAACAGGAGATACGCGGCGAAGAAATTCGCCTGACGCAGTTTACGCACGGGTTAGGCTGCGCCTGCAAGATGCGTCCCCAGCTCTTGGAGCAGGTGTTGGCAGCCATGACGCCGCCGCGGGATGCAAAGGTTCTCGTAGGCCTCGAGTCCTCGGACGACGCTGCAGTTTATCAAATCGACTCCTCAACGGCGATCGTGCAGACGGTCGACTTTTTTACTCCGATTCTCGATGACCCGTACCAATTCGGCGCAGTAGCGGCGGCAAACTCGTTGAGCGACATCTATGCCATGGGCGGGCAGCCGCTCTTCGCCCTGAATATCGTCGCCTTTCCGTCCGCCAGGTTACCGCTTTGGGTTCTGCAGGAAATTCTGCGCGGCGCCCGCGACAAAGCGGACGAAGCCGGTGTCGTCATCATCGGCGGGCACACGATCGACGACACGGAGCCGAAATACGGTCTGGCTGTCACCGGTCGGCTGAATCCGAATCGCATATGGCGCAACATCGGCGCAAAGCCCGGCGACGCTTTGGTATTGACCAAGCCGATCGGCACCGGTGTCCTGACTACCGCACTCAAGCGCCGCATGATCGATGCCGGCACGGCAAGAACAGCTTTTGAGGTCATGGCTTCACTGAACCGAACCGCCGCCGAGATTGCCGCGCAGTTCCCGGTGCACGCGTGCACGGACGTGACCGGTTTTGGGCTTTTGGGTCATCTTTTGGAGATGGTAGGCGGCAGCGGTGTAAGCGCATTGGTCCGAAGTGAAGATGTGCCGCTGCTTCCAGCAGCGTCGGAGCTTGCCGCCGCAGGAGCAATTCCCGGCGGCACCGAAAGCAACCTGGCCTATCTGCGCGATTATGTCGAGTTTTCGAAACGGCTTTCTCCCACCCTTCGGCGGCTGCTCGCCGATGCGCAAACCTCCGGCGGCCTATTGTTTGCTTTGGATTCCGACTCGGCAATGCGGCTCGCCGCCGCTTTGCATCGCGCTGGCGTTTCCGCAGCAATCATCGGCGAGATCATCGAAAAAAAGGGTAAAAGCATTTATGTACAATAA